Part of the Pseudodesulfovibrio hydrargyri genome is shown below.
TTCACGTCCAGCGCTTCCACATGAGAAATAACAATGGGCTTTTTCTTGACCGGTGTTTCCAGGCCCTCGCGGGCCAAGGCATACAGCGGCTTACCCTTGTATTTGGCAGCCGAATAGGCAGGAACTTCCTGCTCTGTCAACTCTTTCCAATACAAAATTTCACGTTCGACATCGGCCGGGACTGCCTCCACCGGGCTTTCCTTGAGCACTTCTCCTTGAATATCAAGAGTGTCCGTGGTTATTCCGAGCCGAAAGGTACCGGAATAGGTCTTGGTCCCGCCGGTCAGGTACGGCGCAAGCTTGGTGCCGTTGCCGAGCAGGACCAGGAGCACCCCCTGGGCCATCGGGTCCAGGGTCCCGCCGTGGCCGATCTTGAACTGCTTGAGGCGGTGCTTGATGTCGTTCAGGCAGGCGGCCGAGGTGGGGCCGGACGGCTTGTTCAGGATGAGCAGGCCATCGAGCTGTTCGGCGCTGCGTTTGTTGCGTCTGCGTCCCATCTAGGCGAGTCCCAGCTTGTCGGCCACGGCCTGGACGAGGAGTGCCTTGGCCTCATCGAGGGGGGCGTTGATGGACCCGCCGGCCGCGTTCTTGTGTCCGCCGCCGCCGAATGTGGCGGCCACCTGCTGGACGTTGTCGTCGCCGAACGAGCGCAGGCTGAACTTGTAGAAGTCCGGCCCCTCCTCGCGCAGGATGGCGGCCACGCGCACGGTCTTGAGTCGGCGCAGGAAATTGATCAGGTTCTCGGTGTCCGCGTTGCCGGTGCCGGTGCGGGCGAACATCTCCTTGGTGATGACCGTGGCGCTGACCCGCTTGTCCAGGAAGAGCTCCATGGCGCCCATGGCCTCGGTCCACAGCCGCATGCGGTTCTCGGACCACTGCTTGGTGATGCGCTCGTTCATCAGGGCGAGGTCCAACCCGTCACGGAGCATGCTTGCGGCCAGCTCCAGGGACTCCGGGGTGGTGTTGCCGTAGGTGAAGAAGCCGGTGTCCGTGGCCACGGCCAGGTAGACGCATTCGGCCAGGGGGCCGGTCAGGGGCACGCCCATCTCCCGGGCGAGCAGGGCGACCATGTTGCCCACCGCGGGCTGGGACGGGTCCACCCAATTGACCGCGCCGAACTCGTCGTTGCCCAGGTGATGGTCGATGTTGACGAAATCTGTCTCGCCGGATCGGGCGGCCAGGGCCTCGCCCATGCGCTCCCCGTTGCCGCAGT
Proteins encoded:
- the truB gene encoding tRNA pseudouridine(55) synthase TruB: MGRRRNKRSAEQLDGLLILNKPSGPTSAACLNDIKHRLKQFKIGHGGTLDPMAQGVLLVLLGNGTKLAPYLTGGTKTYSGTFRLGITTDTLDIQGEVLKESPVEAVPADVEREILYWKELTEQEVPAYSAAKYKGKPLYALAREGLETPVKKKPIVISHVEALDVNPPEAAFRVSCSAGTYIRSLVHSLGTRMGCGAALTSLVREASEPFRLEQAYSLEDVLENPELFPERVIPLKDTLPHWPRFRLTEPLAGLVMNGSWLPVSDQPGALLAGEIGDQAMLLGPDDEPLALVEAKLQDGKPRWAILRGLWNRD
- a CDS encoding DHH family phosphoesterase, yielding MENPIRRISEIIRDHDEFLVASHYSPDGDAIGSICALGHILAAQGKKVSLYNPSGLPSRYAFIDTPAPVERELPETLPAWTFVLDCGNGERMGEALAARSGETDFVNIDHHLGNDEFGAVNWVDPSQPAVGNMVALLAREMGVPLTGPLAECVYLAVATDTGFFTYGNTTPESLELAASMLRDGLDLALMNERITKQWSENRMRLWTEAMGAMELFLDKRVSATVITKEMFARTGTGNADTENLINFLRRLKTVRVAAILREEGPDFYKFSLRSFGDDNVQQVAATFGGGGHKNAAGGSINAPLDEAKALLVQAVADKLGLA